A single Brachionichthys hirsutus isolate HB-005 chromosome 17, CSIRO-AGI_Bhir_v1, whole genome shotgun sequence DNA region contains:
- the LOC137906721 gene encoding GTPase IMAP family member 8-like, which produces MSAHVGGSYYASSNSDLRLILLGNIGCGKTSSANTILDQQAPIPPSDSRSCQLRQGFSDGRNVTLVEAPRWYWAGGKMVDSVRKETEQAKTLLAPGPHAILLLVPIGLFTEMEAHVPEELEKVFGKEVLNHTLVLLTCGDYLMGRTAEQYLREEHSGLRQIIDNCGGRYHVINNRQQQNREQVRGLLDEVDTMVKKNGAYFMKTAQEREVEKRTKELMEEYRARQKEMKETFTITNIQNTESQRSFRSVEDYSRPLERRRGEGRDAMDKRVDESQVYDGPYSSAAPERQTYSELDGKQVKRTPSFTLNADGALKPEADSAQNARNASHQRISSFEERSPRGSPSSASPSPVFSSFPSSPVFASSPSSPPSSISSCPELRLVLLGRSAAGKSRAGNAILGQEVFESHPESLTAITQRCEKKKALVDGRNVAVVDTPDWFNSEKTPEEVRAQISSCVTLSSPGPHAFLLCVPLDQPAKTELQALEALGSVFGPEAIQRYTLVLFTYADKLRESGRAGKDSVEAYIAAQQGDLLKLVEKCGDKFHVMEIGGGWKEQRNVLELLEKVDQTVKEAGERCYSSPAFQEAENRLRQRQLEIVKERKGNFFERQAATRQLSSERRTIYPYMQPVAEEEEEATEDEIENTRDEAEMSVRTVNIESLPPVVLSSMSPSLIQSIIERMQSAARNLPKLLADGSVWAGEGAKKVQGSPVWGTVGSGAQNVQKMVTASPVWGKVGAGAGQVSKMVGDRVPKVVVDGSSWVGSGAKAAAASPVWGKVGSGAKLMADGSMRAGAGIGSGAKNLAQSPLWGKVGSGAVSGAKLVAEKSMRVGAGIGAGAKKAAQSPVWGKMGERAKEGAKMVAESSVWEKIGTSAKTVPMVVIAGALLGLVLGVILAGTIGGAVGAATGSAVTEVGRRKFGNKSTLEKASEDAKKVETSVKGNVDALMKRGEKVLKTE; this is translated from the exons ATGAGTGCACACGTGGGAGGCAGCTATTATGCGTCCTCAAACTCAGATCTCAGACTAATTCTTCTGGGAAACATTGGATGTGGAAAGACCTCATCAGCAAACACAATCCTGGACCAGCAGGCCCCCATCCCACCAAGCGACTCCAGGAGCTGTCAGCTGCGACAGGGCTTTTCTGACGGCAGGAATGTGACCCTGGTGGAGGCGCCAAGGTGGTACTGGGCTGGTGGAAAGATGGTGGACAGCGTCCGCAAGGAGACGGAGCAAGCGAAGACGCTGCTAGCACCGGGCCCACATGCTATTTTGCTACTGGTGCCCATTGGCCTGTTCACAGAG ATGGAGGCTCACGTGCCTGAGGAGTTAGAGAAGGTGTTTGGGAAGGAGGTGCTGAATCACACCCTGGTCCTGCTGACCTGTGGGGACTACTTAATGGGGAGAACCGCGGAG CAATACCTGCGGGAAGAACACTCAGGCCTGAGGCAGATCATTGACAACTGTGGCGGGAGGTACCATGTCATTAACAATCGGCAGCAGCAGAACAGGGAGCAGGTCCGCGGGCTGCTGGACGAG GTTGACACTATGGTGAAGAAAAATGGGGCATACTTTATGAAAACAGCCCAggagagagaggtggagaaACGAACCAAGGAACTTATGGAAGAGTACAGAGCTCGGCAGAAGGAGATGAAAGAGACGTTCACGATAACAAATATCCAGAATACAGAATCGCAGCGGAGTTTCAGAAGCGTAGAGGATTACAGCCGTCCcttggagaggaggagaggagaagggagggaTGCAATGGACAAACGAGTGGATGAGAGCCAAGTGTATGATGGCCCTTATTCATCTGCAGCGCCGGAGCGACAAACGTATTCAGAGCTGGATGGCAAGCAAGTGAAGCGGACGCCGAGTTTCACACTGAATGCAG ATGGTGCTCTAAAGCCTGAAGCTGACTCAGCACAGAATGCCAGGAATGCTT CGCACCAGAGAATCAGCAGCTTTGAAGAGCGATCCCCTCGTGGATCTCCGAGCTCCGCTTCTCCCTCGcctgtcttctcctccttcccttcATCGCCAGTCTtcgcctcctctccctcctcacctccttcgTCCATCTCATCCTGTCCAGAGCTGCGTCTGGTTCTCCTCGGGCGGTCTGCGGCTGGGAAGAGCAGAGCTGGAAATGCCATATTGGGACAAGAGGTGTTTGAGTCACACCCAGAAAGCCTCACGGCGATTACTCAGCGCtgtgagaaaaagaaagctCTTGTGGATGGAAGAAAT GTGGCGGTGGTGGACACCCCAGACTGGTTTAACTCAGAGAAAACGCCAGAAGAAGTGCGAGCACAGATCTCGTCGTGCGTGACTTTGTCCAGTCCAGGTCCTCACGCCTTCCTCCTGTGCGTACCGTTAGACCAGCCGGCAAAGACGGAGCTGCAGGCTCTCGAGGCCCTCGGGTCTGTTTTTGGACCAGAGGCCATCCAGAGATACACTCTGGTCCTCTTTACCTACGCGGATAAGctgagagagagcgggagagctGGGAAGGACAGCGTCGAGGCGTACATCGCCGCTCAGCAGGGGGACTTGTTAAAGCTGGTAGAGAAATGTGGGGATAAGTTTCATGTGATGGAGATCGGAGGAGGTTGGAAGGAGCAGCGGAATGTGTTGGAGCTGCTAGAAAAGGTGGACCAAACGGTGAAGGAGGCTGGAGAGCGATGTTATTCCAGTCCTGCTTTTCAGGAGGCAGAGAATAGATTGAGGCAGAGACAGCTGGAGATagtgaaggagagaaaggggaACTTTTTTGAGAGACAAGCAGCCACCAGACAGTTGAGCTCTGAGAGGCGGACCATTTATCCCTACATGCAGCCTGtggctgaggaagaagaggaggctaCAGAGGATGAGATTGAGAACACGAGGGACGAGGCCGAGATGAGTGTGCGAACGGTGAATATAGAGAGCCTTCCTCCTGTTGTGCTTTCCAGCATGTCCCCTTCACTGATCCAATCCATAATAGAGAGAATGCAGTCTGCCGCAAGGAACTTACCCAAGCTGTTGGCAGATGGCTCTGTGTGGGCCGGCGAGGGCGCAAAGAAGGTGCAGGGGAGTCCAGTGTGGGGAACAGTCGGCAGTGGAGCACAAAATGTCCAGAAGATGGTGACTGCTAGTCCTGTCTGGGGGAAGGTGGGTGCTGGCGCTGGACAAGTCTCCAAGATGGTGGGAGACAGAGTTCCAAAGGTAGTAGTGGATGGGTCTTCATGGGTGGGGTCTGGtgcaaaggcagcagcagcaagtccCGTGTGGGGGAAAGTTGGCTCAGGGGCCAAACTGATGGCAGACGGCTCAATGCGTGCCGGAGCTGGGATTGGAAGTGGGGCGAAGAATTTAGCACAGAGTCCTTTGTGGGGCAAAGTCGGATCCGGGGCTGTAAGTGGCGCCAAACTGGTGGCTGAAAAGTCGATGCGGGTCGGAGCTGGAATTGGTGCCGGTGCAAAGAAAGCGGCACAGAGTCCGGTGTGGGGGAAGATGGGGGAAAGAGCCAAGGAAGGGGCCAAAATGGTCGCTGAGAGTTCAGTATGGGAGAAAATTGGGACGAGTGCCAAAACGGTGCCCATGGTCGTCATAGCGGGCGCACTGTTGGGCCTGGTGCTCGGCGTGATTTTGGCGGGGACGATTGGCGGAGCTGTCGGGGCAGCCACTGGATCTGCTGTAACTGAGGTGGGCAGGCGTAAATTCGGCAACAAGAGCACATTGGAAAAGGCAAGCGAGGATGCAAAAAAGGTGGAGACGTCAGTGAAGGGCAACGTGGACGCTCTGATGAAACGAGGAGAGAAAGTACTGAAAACAGAATGA
- the lyl1 gene encoding T-cell acute lymphocytic leukemia protein 1 homolog, whose protein sequence is MMEKPDPTSPPASPPDLPCSSSSSSSSISSPSCASAEQHSPLLSSATSDSISSSNSAGNTTPKGRMHVHATGSVQPPIAKTTALTSHLTNRRSAPKAIVMKTKGDEKGEKRKEEPTSAPARANGSPTLPSPPPLLPAPAKTPPRPFPPPTSSSSSRFPSHIPVISLGHSKPPLPFINTPLMALHPIPNLLPGPHGDPRRGQLPCLPVATPGATGSSVGSGGASSPSPGPLLSQQYLSCHPFFTSSYRAPSGGNYGVSNNSRIKRRPSSHLEMEINECPPQKVARRVFTNSRERWRQQNVNGAFSELRRLIPTHPPDKKLSKNEILRLAVKYINFLVTLLKDQSQDKRADTAEDEPEEGSATAETGSDKLNPLYQRGAPSPSHAALATVLRDRDSTDSVIAVANSPTSSSCYGDTDSEESFGGKASAVNHGILGKAKGHIGMVAGTTDER, encoded by the exons ATGATGGAGAAGCCGGACCCAACCAGCCCACCTGCCTCACCCCCTGACTTaccttgctcctcctcctcctcctcctcctccatctcatccCCGTCCTGCGCCTCTGCAGAGCAGCACAGTCCCCTCTTGAGCAGCGCAACTTCGGATTCTATCAGCAGCTCAAATTCTGCTGGCAACACAACACCCAAGGGACGCATGCACGTCCATGCTACAGGCTCAGTTCAGCCTCCTATCGCCAAGACGACGGCGCTAACCAGTCACCTCACAAATAGGAGGAGTGCACCTAAGGCCATCGTCATGAAGACCAAGGGCGACGAGAAGGGAGAGAAGCGTAAAGAAGAGCCGACATCCGCTCCAGCCCGAGCCAACGGGTCCCCAActcttccctctcctccgccGCTCCTCCCAGCACCAGCCAAAACCCCCCCACGTCCTTTCccacctcccacctcctcctcatcctctcggTTTCCTTCTCACATTCCAGTCATTAGCCTCGGTCACAGCAAACCTCCTCTCCCATTCATCAATACCCCTCTGATGGCTCTCCACCCTATTCCAAACCTCCTCCCCGGGCCCCATGGAGACCCTCGCCGTGGACAGCTGCCTTGCCTGCCTGTGGCCACTCCTGGAGCTACTGGATCTTCTGTTGGCTCTGGGGGGGCTTCATCTCCCTCCCCAGGACCCCTCTTGTCTCAGCAGTACCTGTCTTGCCAtcccttcttcaccag TTCTTACCGGGCTCCTTCAGGAGGAAACTACGGTGTCAGCAACAACAGCCGGATCAAGAGAAGACCCTCCTCCCACCTTGAAATGGAAATCAATGAAT GCCCTCCTCAGAAAGTCGCCCGCCGTGTCTTCACAAACAGCCGTGAGCGCTGGCGACAGCAGAACGTCAACGGGGCTTTTTCGGAGCTGAGGAGGCTCATTCCCACCCACCCGCCTGACAAGAAGCTCAGCAAGAATGAAATCCTGCGCTTGGCCGTGAAGTACATCAACTTCTTGGTTACTCTCCTGAAGGATCAGTCACAAGACAAGCGCGCGGACACAGCTGAGGACGAGCCAGAGGAAGGAAGCGCCACGGCTGAGACGGGCAGCGACAAGCTGAACCCTCTTTATCAACGTGGAGCTCCTTCTCCATCCCATGCCGCCTTAGCAACAgtgctcagagacagagactcAACCGACTCAGTCATTGCTGTGGCTAATTCCCCAACATCATCGAGCTGTTACGGCGACACGGACAGTGAGGAGAGCTTTGGGGGGAAGGCTTCAGCAGTGAATCATGGCATTCTGGGAAAGGCCAAGGGTCACATAGGAATGGTAGCAGGAACGACCGATGAGCGatga